The following is a genomic window from Chloroflexota bacterium.
GGCAAGTCCGTTCTGATGCAGAACATCATCCTCAGCATCGCCGCCACCAACCGCCCGGACCAAGCGCGCATCACGCTCGTGGATCCGAAGCAGGGCGTCGACTACTTCGCCTTTGAGGAGCTGCCGCACCTGGACGGCGGGATCATCGACCGACAAGAGGACGCGCTCGACCGCATCCGAGCGCTCGTCGACGAGATGGACGCGCGCTACGTTCGCATGCGCCGTGCGCGAGCAACCAACTTGCGGCACTACAACCAGCGTGCGATGCCGGAAGATCGGCTGCCGACGCTGTGGCTGATCCACGACGAGTTCGCCGAATGGATGCTCACCGAAGAGTACAAGCACGAGGTCGCTTCAGCTGTTCAGCGGCTCGGGGTCAAGGCACGCGCGGCTGGCATTCATCTGGTCTTCGCTGCCCAGCGGCCGGAAGTGAACGTGATGCCAATGCAGCTCCGCGCTAATCTGGGCAACCGTCTCATCCTGCGCGTCGACTCCGAGGGGACGTCCGAGATCGCCCTCGGGGACAAGGGAGCCGAGCGGCTGCTGGGCAAGGGACATCTGCTGGCGAAGCTGGAGGGGGTGTCGTCGCTGATCTACGCCCAGGTGCCTTACGCCACGCCCGATGAGATCGATGAGTTGGTGGAGCTGGTTCGGAGCAGCACTGAATAGGCCGGGAGACAGCGCTTCGCCCGAGATGAGAGGCTCGCTCACGAGCCAAGTCCCGCGCTCCCATTGACCGGAGGGGGGCGCCGGGAGCATCGCCCCTGGCGTTCCTCCCCCGCCGGGGACGCATAGCTCGTCGGAACACCGGTCTGACTTCGTCAGCGGGCGAGTTCAGTCACCCGACTACCGGGAGGCAGAGCGTGCTCCCGGCGGGTTAGCTGCAGCCAGCCGTTTAGGCTTCTGTGCACCCAGCCTGCCCGTCTGTGTCGCGAGGGCTTAGGTGTCATCCATGCCACGGCCAAATCGCGGCCTCGATGATCAAGCCCTCATCAGTGCCCCCTTCTGCAGCGCCTCGTCTGCTCCGCAGCGAATCTCGCTACCCGTGCCCCGGCCCCCTCGCTGCCCCCGGCCGTCCGCGAGACCGCACCGGGAGCCCCCGCTCGTAGGCTGTCCTTCAGACACCGCGGGAGGCTGCCATGCCCCAACTTCCGTTCGAGGCTACGTTCTCCATCCCTGCCTTCGCCGGTCGCAGCCGACGTTTCGGCCGACGCCGGGCCCTGCTGGCCGCCGGCTCCGCCGTCATCGTGCTCGGCGGGGGCGCCGCCTCCTGGGCGTACCTCGCCCCGAACGGGCTCGGGCCCGACGCTGCGCGGCTGGCACTGACCAGCGACCCGCCCGGTGCAACGGTTGAGGTCGATGGCGTCGGCGGCGGAGCCGCCCCGGTCGAGCTCCTGCTCCCGCCCGGCGAACACCGCGTAACGATCCGTGCACCCGGCTACGCCGATGGCGAGTACCGCGTCGCGCTGACCCCGAGCGGGGCCGCGGAGCTGCGCGCCGACCTGTGGCCCCGCGAGCCGCTCCTCCAGCCGCTTCGGCCGCTCGTGCCGGGCGCCTCAATCGTCGCCGCCGATTTCCTGCCCGACGGCGAGGTCGCGCTCGTGGCGACGCTGCCACCGAACGGCGAGCGACTGGCCTGGCTGCTCGACGGCGACGGCGGACTGCGTCGAGTCGGCCCGGCCGAGGCCCAGCCCGGCTTGACGATCGCCCCGGACGGCGCGACCGTCGCCTACCTCGCCCCGACCGCCGGGGGCGCTCCCGGGACCGACGCGCGGCTGGCCGAGGTCACCGTCGCCCCGCCAGGCGGCCCGGCGCGGACGATCTTCGCCCTGCCCCCGGCGCCGCCGACCGGCGACGCCGACCGCCTGGTCGACCTGGCCTGGGACCCGCGCGGCGACCGACTGCTGGCCATCGTCCGGGGGCGTCCCTCGGCCGGCCTGCGGAGCCGCCTGCTCTTGCTCGACCCCGATGGTCGGGTGACGGAGCTGGCCGAGCTGCCGAGCGAGGTCGTCGCCGGGTCGTACAGCTGGTCGCCGGACGGCGCGCGGCTGGCCTTCCTGGCCCGCACCGACGCCGGCGTCGCCCTCTGCATCGTCGCGACCGACGGGGCCGGGGCGCCCCGGTATCTCGCCGACCTCGGCGGCGACGACCCGCTGCCGTTCCCGCCGCTGGCCTGGTCGCCGGACGGGGCCTACATGGTCTACGCCGCCCAGGACAAGGACGCCGCGACCGGCGGCTGGCTCTTCAGCCCGCGCGGGCCGGGCCTGTTCGCGGCGGCCGCCGACCGGCCCCGCCCGACCCGGCTTGGCGCGGCCGAGGGACTCGCCCCGGCCTGGCGGCCGGACGGCCAGCTGGTGACGCTGGCGCGCCCGAAGGGATCGGGTGGGCCGCTCGGGCTGCGGGCGATCGAGCCGGACGGCCGCGTCCGCGAGCTGGTCGAGCTGCCGCTGCGGACGAGCGGTGCCGTCGCCGCCCGCTGGGATCCCGTCGCCCGGCGGGCCCTGGTCGCAGCCCGAGCCGGCGGGCGGGTCGACCACTGGCTGCTCGACTTCCGGGGAGGTGCCCGATGAGCCGACCCCGCGCGACCCGACCCCTGCTCCTCGTCATGCTCTTGATCCTGGCGACCGCCGCGCTCGGAGCCCCGCCGGTCGCCCTGGCGCAGCCGGACAACGACAACCGCTCGGCCCGCAACGACAACGCCGACCCGGGCGACGACCCGATCCGGATCGTCGGCGGCACGACCGGCCCGGATCCGTTCCTGACGTCCTGGACCGGCTTCCCGATCGTCGGCGAGTTCATCGTCCAGAAGGTCGCGGACGCCGTGGCGTACCTCATCGGCAAGGTCGTCGAGGGCATGCGCCAGCTCATCGCC
Proteins encoded in this region:
- a CDS encoding PEGA domain-containing protein, yielding MPQLPFEATFSIPAFAGRSRRFGRRRALLAAGSAVIVLGGGAASWAYLAPNGLGPDAARLALTSDPPGATVEVDGVGGGAAPVELLLPPGEHRVTIRAPGYADGEYRVALTPSGAAELRADLWPREPLLQPLRPLVPGASIVAADFLPDGEVALVATLPPNGERLAWLLDGDGGLRRVGPAEAQPGLTIAPDGATVAYLAPTAGGAPGTDARLAEVTVAPPGGPARTIFALPPAPPTGDADRLVDLAWDPRGDRLLAIVRGRPSAGLRSRLLLLDPDGRVTELAELPSEVVAGSYSWSPDGARLAFLARTDAGVALCIVATDGAGAPRYLADLGGDDPLPFPPLAWSPDGAYMVYAAQDKDAATGGWLFSPRGPGLFAAAADRPRPTRLGAAEGLAPAWRPDGQLVTLARPKGSGGPLGLRAIEPDGRVRELVELPLRTSGAVAARWDPVARRALVAARAGGRVDHWLLDFRGGAR